From a single Vitis vinifera cultivar Pinot Noir 40024 chromosome 18, ASM3070453v1 genomic region:
- the LOC104882462 gene encoding uncharacterized protein LOC104882462 has product MDVDESFRQPGAVPFKWEIRPGVPKVQHRHQQPGNHQRSSTNPPQKLRPPPSSPRSNFPPLPEFQTGTFRSAPRARSDRWIFDQPAVVSVGCFPAPLMSRKDSKKRIVKLPEPMFNSDIEILTRRSFSFRRAPSPFLASPSSSYSSYGSSPRPVRDSDWAGFGLF; this is encoded by the coding sequence ATGGATGTGGATGAATCGTTCAGGCAACCAGGGGCCGTTCCATTCAAGTGGGAGATCCGACCTGGTGTGCCCAAGGTCCAGCACCGTCACCAGCAACCTGGTAACCACCAACGTTCATCCACGAACCCGCCGCAGAAGCTCCGGCCTCCGCCTTCCAGTCCCCGGTCCAATTTCCCCCCTCTGCCTGAATTCCAAACCGGGACTTTCCGATCAGCGCCTCGAGCCCGCTCCGATCGCTGGATATTCGACCAGCCCGCGGTGGTTTCGGTCGGGTGCTTTCCAGCACCATTGATGAGCCGAAAGGATAGCAAGAAGAGGATCGTAAAATTACCAGAGCCCATGTTCAATTCGGACATCGAAATTCTGACCCGACGGTCCTTTTCTTTTCGGAGGGCCCCGTCGCCATTCCTGGCTTCGCCGTCGTCGTCTTACTCGTCATACGGGTCTTCGCCTCGACCCGTCAGAGATTCCGATTGGGCCGGGTTCGGACTCTTCTAG